The genome window CACAGCCTCTGTCAGTAAGCTTCTGACATTTGGCAGTGATCGTTCACCAGACTGTCTGAGAACCACAGCCATCGAAACAAGACTTGGGACATGTGATGAATCAATATCTAATGCAATTGCAAAAGCTTTTAGAGCTTCTTCGTGGAGACCCTTTGCTTCATAAAGCGCACCTGAAAAAGTAAACTTGCGTTACATCGTTGTGGAAGGACTTCTAAGTTTTAGTACAGAGTTTGAAAGTAAATATCCTCATTTTTTTTATCCATAGCATTTCACAGTTCAAACACAAATACGGACGAACCATTATATACTATTTCACTAATCAATTAGAAGATAAAAAGAgccattaatttaattaatgatatGCATACCAGTGGCATGCCATCTAGATGCAGAATATGTTTTTATGGCCTTTGATTTCGAAAGACAAATCTCGGCATCACGCCACTTTGACAAGCCTATATATACAAAAGCTAGATCGTGCCACGTTTCCAACTCTAAACTCCTACTACGATTTGCAGCATCCTGTCCAATCAGTAGATGAAGAGTTATAATAATCTTCCAAgacacaaaaaaaattcaaaccaatTATTCTAGAAGTGAATGGAAAAAGTATAATAACTCAAAAACGAAGATTTTTTGAAACTACTTAAAAACGAAGCGAAATAAACTCAGTGAAGGGTTAAGAGCAGGGTATTAGAATTAGATGCCAAAGGACGCTGACATACACATACTCTGGAGCTACAAAGAAGTTACCTACCTCATGAAGCTTTTTCTCATGTTCATAGCTTTTACTATGAATTTGAAGAACAGCAAGAAGTTGAGTGTATGTTTCAATAGCATTTTTTAATTTACCCTGTTCTATTTGGACTTTAGCTTTAAGTCGCAACAGTTCTGCTTGATCCCACTTCTGTGTCTGCTCTAGTGCTGCATTGACAATTGTTTCGGCATCATCTAGTCGCCTTTGAGCAGATAATATCTTAGCCACCAACAGCCACCCTGAAATATTAGACCCTCCTTCCAATTTAAGCAGGGACTTCGCATAGTGAAGTGCAGGAACTAGTTTCCTCTGCTGGGCATATTCTAAACTGAGATTATAAACAACACTGGGGTTGCTTAGATTTGTCATGCTAACAGCTGTTTCCAGGGAATGGAGTGCTTCAGACTGTTTCATAGTTCTCTCAGAATCTGTCAGAGATAAACTAGATTGTGCTGCAAGTGAAATGCCGAGTAGAGAGTTGGCAACACCAACCATCTGATCACATCCGCCTTTCAAATTCTCTATGGCTCTGAAGGCAAATTTTGCACCATCCTCATAACTATCGCTCTTGCTGGAGATCTTGGAAGCTATTAATAATGACGGCACGTGATTTGGATCCTCACTACTATGCAACAATTTTCTCAACAAATTTAAGGCACTAATATCATCTCCTTCCCCATGGTAACAGAGGGCTAGTGTGTAGTACATTTCTTTCCGATCAATGACTCCAGGAAGCAATTCTTCTAGTTTATTAGCCAAAGCCATTCCTCCTCCACAAAGAGATAAAGCATACTGTAGGTGATAcaaaattgatgggtcccactcAATTATTTTTagagatattttttttagtaataTCACTAACAAAAGAATAGCCTCCTCCATGTTATTTTTAGGGACAAACGAACTATCCATTTGGGAACGAAGGGTTGGAGGACTAGCTTCTTCACCACTATACAGAAGAAAAGTGGCAAACTCTTTTTCTATTTTAGCTACAGTTCCTGCCTTTAGGTTCCAGTGAAAGAGAAGAGCCCGCCGATATGACAAGATAGCTTCACGAGGAGAGTCAGCCAGTTTCCACAACTCTGGAAGCAACTCAACCGCATTATTAAGTGTTTCCTGCAATTTAGAGTCAGCACCAAAGTTTTCAGGAAAACCTGTAGGTAATGAAGATTCAACAATATCCAGAATAACTGTGCATGATTGAGCAGCCTCTGCAAAAGAGAGCAAGAATCACATAAGCTTTCGAATTGAGGTTATCTGGtacaaataattttgaaataactGTCTTTACTACCAATGCATGACCATTTATTGCGAGTAAATGAAGCCACAGAGGAAGAGATTTATCCTAATCATTTATTCACATACAAAAGAAACTCTATACGTTACCCTGATTCTTCAATTTTAACTATGTACCCATGgcggacactcgacactcggacataGGTATGACATTCTACACTTCATTTCAAGCCAAAACATGCAAACTTCTAAAAATATCACCAAGTCCAACACTTGGACATGCATCCATATTGGACAGTTCCAGAGTCTGGGTAACATAGCAAGAAAACAACCCTGAGTAGTAAACTAATGGACTGCACATGGTTCATGGGACATATTGCACACCTACAAGTCAACACTGATCATTCTATGACATGCGTGGACACCTATAGCCCTTTATTAGCAAGTACATCTTTTGCCATTGGGAGACAACACGGTACTCAGTGAGGGATAGTTAAAACAACCCCACAACTTATTGTTTAAATCTACTGTTGCCTTCCAGTTAGATATTGACAATAGTAGCTTGGATTGGGGTTAAGATTGAGAAATCTGTTCTGGACccaaacaattttatattagaacCTAGTCAATAAGAAATGCTTCATACTTACTCTTGATTGCCTGTATATTATTACAGTTCCTAAGTTGATTTCACTAATGCTGGTAATTTGATGGACTTAAGCTTATATATTATGTGAAGAAGCTATCTTTTGGCTGAACTCAATGCAGCAATAAGTCGGATATGGTATATACTGTCTAATAGACGTAGATGGACATTTATAGCTGATAATCAATGTGCTATAACACAAATAACCAATCTAGGATAGTTGGCCACAATATACACAATGTACAATACGCAATCTTCAACTGGTATTCCACCGGTTAAATATGGCCTTTTTTTTCAATATTGATGATTTGGTGTACTCTTGTGATATTTAGGTTATTTTTGTCAATAATTCTCTAATAAACTAATATGGCCAACAAGTAAACGTAAGAAACCCAACCTTCTTACTTAATTTTACGAACTCTTTATGGTATGAAAGGAAAGAAGAATAATTTAGTACAACACAGTTGAATTCAAAAAGCGATAAAAAATACAAAGCACAGTGCACAGTTCTACTTCTCAAGCATTTTGAATTTCCGATATATATCaactttattaaaaatttaaaattgatgaTAAGTTCTCATAAACTTTGCAGAGAAAATTACCAGAATTAGCATAATAAACTGATACTACATCCAAAATTACCTTTATACCTTCCTAAGATTTGCAACGATTTTGTTTTCAGAAGAACAGCTTCCAGGAGCAGACTGACAGCATGTATGGACATTGGCGGGCTAGCATAATTATGTGAGCGTCGTTTACGAGTCTCCACTTTTGCCACTTTTGCAGTAAGGGTTGCTTTCATTTTTGGCGTAACTGCAGCAATATCTATTCCTTCAAACACATGTAGTGCAGCTTCTATGTTTCCTTTCTGATACTCAAACCTTCCTAGCAAAGCTCTTGCTTCCTAAAAAAGTGCACATAAGATAAACAAGGACAACGTGAAAGATGAGTAACAAGAAGAATAATGTGAAAGAATAGAAGAACAAAAATATGGAAGAAACTAAAAGAAAAAATCTAACAGTAATTGGAAAAGAATGTAATTACTAAAAGAAGTGTTCAGGTAATAAAGAGATCTTGGAGCGGAACTGCAGAGAGAAAGCACCTCGTAATTCAAAGAACCATTCTCCCGCAGAGATAATTCAGCTTCCTCAATATTGCTAGTATCTGGTTCCTGTTCAGCGTCAATATCTCGAGCTGAGTGCACACTTGTTGAATAATCCCTTGTAGCTAATGATTCAGATGAAGAGATCATTTCATCTGATTTTAATTGCTCCCCTGATTGGAGGCACTTCATAAATGCTTTGAGTCTTTTAGTTATTCTTGTTTTTCCCTGTCCCTGTTCCTTTATCTGATTCTTATTCTTCATTATTAGGATTCACCCTTCAGGACAAACTTTAACAATAAGAACATGAGGTGAAAAACTTAATGACAGATCAGAAACTATTGTAGTCCAAAATGCAAAAGGCAGTTAAATGATTGAGAACATGAACGCCGCCTATAACTAAAATCATCAACCAGTCGATCTAATCAACTATGATTAGACCAATTCATTAACTTTAAAAGCAAACCCAATTCTGCGGCTATCAATCACAACGATCAAAAGTTTCTATTACTAAACTAACAAGTCATCGACATAAAAGCCAACCCAGTTCTGCGCTATCCGGTCACCAAGATTGAAACTTTCTATTACTAAACTAACAATTCATCATCTAATACGTAAACCAGATTCAGAAATCCACAATATGAAGAAAACAATATCATACCAAGTGCATAAGACTCCGGCAACAGCCGGGTCAAGGCATATCCAATATAGACAACATTTAGCATTACTTTAATCTTCCACAAACAGACTATCTACCAGGTTTGATCCATATCATAGCCAATAGCAATTACACACTTGATCATCGCATTTAGCACGGCCTTTCAATCAAAAACTCTATAGAACTACCCAATTCAACCTAAAAACCAAAGAAATCACCCAAAATTCACCTAATTCACAAACCCAACTTAAACCTTCTCTTACAAAAACTACCAACGAATTCAAGAAACCCAACTCAAATCAAACACAAAAAACCATAAAAACACAAATTTAACATCATATCAACAAACCCATGATCAAGAATGAGATAATTCACCTTGTTTTGCACCAGAGAGAGCAGACACAGACACAAAATAAAGAAACCACAATGCCCATTTGCTCTGCAATCAAAAGGTCATCACTTTATTCTCAAGAATCAAACAAGAAGTTTCAAAGATTtgttcttttcttctgcttcacttctcttgattttttcttttttactatTAGCTTATGAAATGGATAAAATCAGAGGAGCCCAGATGATGAAGTTGACAAATTGAGGTAttggattaaaaaataattatggtaAATTGAAGTCCATGGAgtttaattgattttatgaGAAGCATTTGACTTGTGTCCATGGAGGATTTGACATGTAGATATATACTGTGATATTTtctcttattttatttcatttcatgtTTTCGAAAATACTTTCAAAAAAGATCGATAAATAAAATGGGTAAGAGGATAATTTTAAGTAtctattcaaaaaaatttaatggaATATTTGTCAGGATAATAGgagtaaattattaaattcatcaTTTGATTATCTAATTGTGTTGGAGGAGTCATATTTTTGAGTCTTCTAAATCATATGTTTTATTActaagtaaaaaaataaatttatttcaatttaaataaaatttatcaataatttataagagcttgtaatatattgattaattaatacTTCATTTGTTTCCCAATTATTGATTGGCCTACATTTTACGATCAAattttaactataatttattattttagaattcaaaatatgaaagattataattaaaataataatacatatatcttttaataatataaatttatacctTTTcagattgaaaattatatattatgaatgtataatatatatgataaaaaaaaattaattaaaaacacataATCGATGAAATATATGTCAACTGAGTTTATCTATTTTCGTGGCAGATATAGTGGGCGTTTTCGCAACAATTAATTTTAAGCCGAATTTCtcgatttataagttagaaacacttattcgtattgtttgtataaaaagtcaaaaaacacttctaaaaagttaggaatgttaacttttgtttcaggactttaacttattttccaaacactttaatcacttataagtcttatcttattttcaacttctactccacttatttattttaagatattttaaaCCCACCCAAACGGCCCATATTCTTCCTAATCAGGAGGCcacaaatgaaaattatatctttAGGGTGAGTAGACTTGTTTAGGAGGATGAGACTTACAAACTTGAAGTTTATTATTAGAGAACGCCAGAATAGAAATTCGAAGTATGTGGAAAGCACTAGCACATGGATTAATCATAGCAGATGTGGATGGATCATTGTCAAATGACAGTTGGGTATTGCATGTTTTTTGCAAAAATTATGATGGGAAGATTTTTTCAGTCATTAGACGAGTCGAAGCATGTTGCAGAAAGAAAAGACTCCGGGATTCTGTGTTCTGAGGACAGTTTGGATGTTCGGATCATAATTAACAAGTCTGGTTCGAAAATTGAAAACTTAAGTCATATGTTATGTTAATAAGAATCTCTTATTTGATGGGTAAATCAATCACTTctgatattaaaaattttaaatttttatgattaatacTACTTGCTCACACGATACTTATTCATATACTTTCAATTTCTATACTACTCATTCATATATTCTCCATTTCCATGTTACTCATTTTCATTCccgattttaattttcatctcACCCATAATCAAACAACCCCTTATCTATGTGTTTGTACAAAAGTACTCTGACATGTCTAGCGAGTCCGACTCTTGATAGAAATATTATATAGCTCAAAATACACAGTGTCTCCAACTCTTGGTTATATGACTCAAATAAGTATATTTTAGGCATAATAATTTGACATAGAGaataaacaatataaaaaaaattagcatcactttaattttattctaatgcATACATGACGCAACAACATAATGATCTTGTTAAACAATGAGTTATTAagaataaattgaaaataatggGCTTACTCatctaagtaaaaaaaaaaaccgatCAAATCACTTTTCCATTTTATAATGCCCTAAAGCTTCTACTTGCAAACTGATCTGATCAACTagcaattataatttaaaataagtatttaaGTAGTGAAAATGTGAGACGTTTCATGTGCATTACTCATTCCTCTCTCTCCCTGCTAAAAACCGCCCTGCACAAACATCGCTTGCAAAGGCGTGGagtgatgctgatgatttcTTTGCGCCCGTTCTTGCCGTCGCCGGAGACAACGACGGCGTCGGAAGTGAAGGTTTCGGTGGCGGCGATTGAGGAGCACGCGATGTTTTGAGGAAAACGACGGCGTTTTGGCTTGGGCAAGGAGGTGGTGGTGAATAAACGATTGCGAAATTGTGGGAAAGAATTGACGCAACGGCACGCCAACGAGCTAGCCATGTTGAAGGATTTACAAGCCTCAGTGGCTATTGTTTCATTCTGATGGATATTCTGTTATTAGCTCTCTCTGGATCAATCTTCGGTAGTCAAACACAGGAGCGCCTTACAATCAAGTCATATGAGATTATCTCAACCAAGGCGTAAAAAGATAATCAGGGATGTTGTTTTTACAAGCATACATATGAATAttaaacatcacatctttcttTTAGTTTTTGCCGTTATGTGTATCTatcttttgtttttcatttttattttgcaGATTGGGTTTATTTTCAATCACCGTGGTGATTTGTGTTTGGAGCTTCTTGCACAATAAGATCGTAACATCCGTAGTGGTGGTGGTGATGTGTATCTATCTTAATTATGGGTTTTTAGTACCATTTATGGCGACCATAATTGGGGCGTTTATGGCCCATAGAGGCATTTAAGAGCCATAATGTTGATTCATTTAtgtctttattttaaaaaaattcaaatttactaatatttcttttattcgATTTTGTCTTATTTTCAGGATGTTTTGAAAAAGAATGTAAGAATTTATTAAGGCTGTTTCCGAGAAGACGCGAACCTTGGTGTACAAGACAGTTGAGCTACAAACATAGAAGACATCATTTTTAGTATATAATCAgatgtaatttttgtagggTACTCTTTTTCCCCTTGAGTTTTTTCCCATAGGGTTTTGCTCTTGAGGGGTTTTAACGAGGTCCTTTTTTTGTGGGTTATCTCTTCTGACTTGAAAGGCTATGTTATCTAAGCTTCCGgagtatttacatactttcggttagatgatataccttcttgaacgaaggaaactctgtccatccggatttgtatatttctttcttggtataatacaaccgtcttatgacaaaaaaaaaaaaacaaaaaaaaaaccaaagtTAATTTTGCTTAATCATCTTTCATATCATTAGTGCCTAACTGCCTATCTTTGGGGACAACATTAACTTGACTTGCTAAAAAATTCCATTATAAATTTTCTATATCTCCCAAAAAAACTGTAGCAACCAagcatataaaaataaatgactGCATTTCATGCAAACaataatcaaaatcaacaaTTACAATTGAAAGCAActtcatttatttttcataaaatgtTGTCTTAAGTTGTATTTGATTCAAACTGTACAAAAAAAGTTGCATCGATTTGTATTTAGTTGCCGActatattttcacaaatattttcagatttttgtaaaattataaaataacttaacaaaaaaaaactaatattttttttaataaaattcctAAAATACATATGGGTAGATATGAAGAATATTACATACATTCAAAACTTTTTAACATATCTGAAACTATAAAAATAACTCATTTAATATTGAAACTCAAGACTCATCTTATTCCATGTTTAAGATTTTCTTGATCATGCTTATTAATATCATACGAAACTCTACCTTCTGATTTCACTTCTCATGAACTTTGATCTCTAACACGCTCATAGTGGGTTAATATTCTATTTGATTGTGTTCGTAAAGCAAATTCAGGTCCTGGTTTCCTCTGTTATACtgtatcatattatattatatgattcaTATTCAACAGGCTTAAGAAAGTTTGAACAAGTGGTCTTGTTCCCGAGTTTTTTTAGGagagaaagcaagtgaatgTAAATGAAAGCAAGTGTGTtttcactttcatcccacttttggagtgaaattATACTATTTTTGCACTCACTTTCACTTGCTTTCATCTctttaaaaaactcgggagcacgcATAGGAGTGAAAGTTAGATAACTTTACTTCCTATTTACTTGATTTCCTCCTATtttaaaactcgggagcagggtGTTAGAAACTGACAGAACTGATCTAGATAACGTAGTCCTTGCTTTGTGTTTTATTACAAATTAACTAAGAACAGTgaaaagaataagaataaaGTAGCTTGACTTGACCTTTGAGGATACTAAACCAGATGGTTGGGCTCACTTTGATCTAAAAGAAACTTTATTAGTTTTCGTAAGTCTGTGGTTAATTTAATCAGGTGAGAGTAAATCAAACGTCAGGTGATAGTCACCATGTACAGATGTTTATTTCATACCTCCAAGATttcttgtaaaaaaatttactttctgcaatattttcttaaaagaaCTCAATATAAACGGAGTTCTGAGTctgcattttgaaaatcttAAGTCGTTCATGATGGCcttttatttattgaaaaaaggTACTGGATATCATAAATTGAAGTTCAAATGTCCTCAACATCAGATTCTGAAAAAATGACTCTGAATACCACTCTAACATGCTATATCATGTAGCGTTAGAATACAAGGATAGAACGCTACATGATGTAGCGTTCTGAGAGTGATTTTACATGGGCTTGAGTTTGAAACGCTAGATAAAGTAACGTTATAACCTAACGTTACATTATCTGCTGTTAG of Daucus carota subsp. sativus chromosome 3, DH1 v3.0, whole genome shotgun sequence contains these proteins:
- the LOC108210554 gene encoding protein NPGR2 isoform X1; protein product: MKNKNQIKEQGQGKTRITKRLKAFMKCLQSGEQLKSDEMISSSESLATRDYSTSVHSARDIDAEQEPDTSNIEEAELSLRENGSLNYEEARALLGRFEYQKGNIEAALHVFEGIDIAAVTPKMKATLTAKVAKVETRKRRSHNYASPPMSIHAVSLLLEAVLLKTKSLQILGRYKEAAQSCTVILDIVESSLPTGFPENFGADSKLQETLNNAVELLPELWKLADSPREAILSYRRALLFHWNLKAGTVAKIEKEFATFLLYSGEEASPPTLRSQMDSSFVPKNNMEEAILLLVILLKKISLKIIEWDPSILYHLQYALSLCGGGMALANKLEELLPGVIDRKEMYYTLALCYHGEGDDISALNLLRKLLHSSEDPNHVPSLLIASKISSKSDSYEDGAKFAFRAIENLKGGCDQMVGVANSLLGISLAAQSSLSLTDSERTMKQSEALHSLETAVSMTNLSNPSVVYNLSLEYAQQRKLVPALHYAKSLLKLEGGSNISGWLLVAKILSAQRRLDDAETIVNAALEQTQKWDQAELLRLKAKVQIEQGKLKNAIETYTQLLAVLQIHSKSYEHEKKLHEDAANRSRSLELETWHDLAFVYIGLSKWRDAEICLSKSKAIKTYSASRWHATGALYEAKGLHEEALKAFAIALDIDSSHVPSLVSMAVVLRQSGERSLPNVRSLLTEAVRLDRMNYSAWYNLGLFYKDQGAAFALEAAECFEAATLLEDTAPVEPFR
- the LOC108210554 gene encoding protein NPGR2 isoform X2; this encodes MKNKNQIKEQGQGKTRITKRLKAFMKCLQSGEQLKSDEMISSSESLATRDYSTSVHSARDIDAEQEPDTSNIEEAELSLRENGSLNYEEARALLGRFEYQKGNIEAALHVFEGIDIAAVTPKMKATLTAKVAKVETRKRRSHNYASPPMSIHAVSLLLEAVLLKTKSLQILGRYKEAAQSCTVILDIVESSLPTELWKLADSPREAILSYRRALLFHWNLKAGTVAKIEKEFATFLLYSGEEASPPTLRSQMDSSFVPKNNMEEAILLLVILLKKISLKIIEWDPSILYHLQYALSLCGGGMALANKLEELLPGVIDRKEMYYTLALCYHGEGDDISALNLLRKLLHSSEDPNHVPSLLIASKISSKSDSYEDGAKFAFRAIENLKGGCDQMVGVANSLLGISLAAQSSLSLTDSERTMKQSEALHSLETAVSMTNLSNPSVVYNLSLEYAQQRKLVPALHYAKSLLKLEGGSNISGWLLVAKILSAQRRLDDAETIVNAALEQTQKWDQAELLRLKAKVQIEQGKLKNAIETYTQLLAVLQIHSKSYEHEKKLHEDAANRSRSLELETWHDLAFVYIGLSKWRDAEICLSKSKAIKTYSASRWHATGALYEAKGLHEEALKAFAIALDIDSSHVPSLVSMAVVLRQSGERSLPNVRSLLTEAVRLDRMNYSAWYNLGLFYKDQGAAFALEAAECFEAATLLEDTAPVEPFR